GCTAGGGCGATAGGACCAATCCATGAAAAGGATGCGCTTCCCGGACTCAATGGAAATTTCCACCTCCGTCATCGTGGCAAGGCAGGCTGGTAGGGAATCGAAAGGATTGTGTTCAAGATCCAGATCGCGAAGACTTTTCAGCCGACAAACGGAGTCCGGAAGGCTTCGGAGTTTGTTGAAGCTCAGATTGAGGCTTTCGAGCAGGGCCAGATTTCCGATCGCCTCTGGAACCCGAGAAAGTTTGTTTACATCCAGAAAGAGACATTCGAGGCCTTTGAGAAGACCTATCCACTCAGGCAGCTCTTCGATCTGATTGTAGGAAAGGCCGAACACAGTCAGACGCGTTAATCTCTGCGCACAATCTGGAATGCGCCGCAGTTGATTCTGCAGGAGGCGCAGCTCCCTCAGGCTTGCCAGGGCATCCAATCCGTCAGGCAGTTGGAGTAGACCACAGTTTCCAATCGAGAGTGAACGAAGGTTTTTGAGCCCGAGGATGCTTTCAGGGAATGTGGGGACGTTGCACGCTTGCAGGTGGAGGTTCTGCAAGTCCTTCAGTTCTCCGAGCAGGGGGAGAAGCTGGCTGACGTCCGAGAGCGAAATGGAGAGTAATTGCAGATTTCGCAACTCGGCGACGCGGGACAAGAATGCTGCATCCTGACACTCGCTGGTATCAAAACGAATGACCTTGGCGGTGTTGCGAAGAGCTTCCTTTAAATCATGGAATGTCGGAAATTCTTCAAGTTCGTCGTCAGTGTAGAGGGCCATGAGATGGGGAGCTTTGAGGTTCCCGGCATCGAATCAGAAGTCGTGGTGTAGGACGAACTATTTTCAATGAGGTCTCCAAAAAGCACCGGCGCGCATGCCGCCGTTTCAAGAGTCAGCCCGAGCCGTGTAGTCATCGAGAGTGTGGAAACAGAAGGGAGGAGCAAGGGCGCCCTCCCTGGAATCGAACAAACTGGAGCTGATGGAGTGTCTCTGCCCTATCTTTCGGCAGGATACCCCTTCCACAACCACTCCAGCGCTTGAGGGAGGAACTGCGCCTTCGCGGGTCCAACGCTGTGGCCGGTATTCAGGCAGTACACATATTGGAAGTGGTAGCCTTTTTCCTTCAGGACTTTGGCCATGCGATGGTTCGCCTCCACCCAGTCGTGCATGTCGTCACGCATGACATTTGGATTCAGCAGGTCGCGATCGCCCACGGCCATCCAGATGCGGATGGGCTTCACTGGGCTCTCGGGGATGAGCTTGCTGTGGAAGTCCCACGCGCCACCCGGCGTCTCGGGATTGAATGGCCACTGCTGATTGACGAAGGTGCCGGAGGTGGTGAGTACGCGATGGTAGAGGTCGGTGCGATACCAGGCCATCGCGAGTGCTGCAGAACCGCCGGAACTGTTGCCCATGGTGGCCCGGCCTTCCGGATCCTTGGTGAGTTTCACGCCGTAGTTCTTCTCCACCAGAGGCAGCACTTCGTTTTCAATGAACTCAGCATAGAGTCCGGACATGGTGTCGTACTCACGTCCACGCTCGTGGCCCTGGGCATCGCCACCGCCACTGGAGATCATGATCGCGATCATGGCAGGCACACGCTTCTGGGCGATGAGGTTGTCCAGGATACGCACGAGGTTCATGTCGGGCTTGCCCATGCCGGGGCCATCATGCGTGACGATGAAGGGGGCTTCTTTGCCTGCCACATATTGCGCAGGTACATAAACGGTCACGGTGCGCTTGTAGTCGATGGGATGGGTCTCGACGATGAGGGTCTTGGGATTGTTCGGATCCACGGTGCCGAACTCGTTGCGTGCAATGCCGGGGTTGAAGAGCTTGCAGTCCTTGGAATCCATCTGGAACTGCTGCACCTTGCCTTGGGGTACGCCTTCGACAGCCTTCATCTCTGGTGCAGGAGTGTAGTCAGGACCGATGACGAAGTCGCCCCCGGTATCCACCGGTGGATTCACACCGGGTTTGCCATCCAGTCGCGTGAACTTCGGCGCACCCGGTGCGTCAAAAGGGCGGGTAGGAGGCTGGGGCCGATCAGGCTTCTTGGGTTGATTCTGACTGAAGACTGGCAAGGCAAAAGCCACAAAACCAAGACCGAGGCAAAGGAAAGAGCGATGTGAGAACATGGAAGACAAAAGTGCGTACGAATCAACGTGCCGAAGGGCACGTAGCGTTCAATGAAATGATCCGTGATTGCAATCACGGTGATTGCTCCACTTCCGTGAGCGCCGAGCTTGGAGGCTTCACTTCACCTCCACCACATCCACGACATTGAGCTGGATGAATTGGCCATTGAACGGCTGAGGGGCGGGAGCGACATCTGGCACGACAAGTTTCGAAAAGTTCGTGATCATGCGGCCGTTCTGACCGTTGCCGTGGAAGGTGAGGGTGGCGCCGCCCTCGATCTCTATGGTTGCGGTGTAGTCAATGGTGAAGATGCGGTGGCCCGTCCTGTCATCGCGATTGAAGAAGAAGTGCGAGGCAGGTGAGGAAACAGTGAGTTGGTAGATGTTGTAGGTGGCATTGTTGGGAGTGCCGCCGATGTAGAAGCGCTCGCCCTCCTGCTTGCCGTCCTTGTACATCATGGGCTCCACCACGCCGCGCACACGGAGCGTGACCTTGTATTTCTTGCCGGGTTCGCCTCCGAACTTTTTCACGTCGGTGAATTTGTCGTTGGTGGCCGGGTCACTGGTCGCGCGAGCCGAGATGCCATCTGCTCCGGGTTTGGGATTCTCCGGCATTGGGTCCTTGCAGGGGAACTCGTAGCGGTAGCCATCCAGCTCAGAGGCAATTTTCTTCAGGTCGTCGGCGGCCTGGGTGGGGATGGCGAGCAAAGCACTGGCGAGCAAGGAGGTGAGGAGGAGGGAGCGATTCATGAATGATTCGGGAACAGGGTGGAGAATTGAGCAGGTCTGTGAACGTCGTCCAGACTGGCGTGTTTTCGTGAGGACGAGCTATAAACTGGAATGGCTCACGTGCCACAGAACGTCTGATAGGACCCAGATCCCGAAGGAAGGGTGTAATCTTCCGGATGCGCCTGCGCGTGATCATAGGGCTTGGCCAGGATCGCCAGCAGGCGCTCCAGCACACTGAGGTCGCCTGTCTCCACGGCCGCCGTCAGCGCTTCCTCCACCTTGTGATTGCGTGGGATGACCGCGGGATTGTGACGCTGCATGCTCTCCATGACTTCGCTCTCTGACGGAGTTTGGCGGGTCAGGCGGTTTCGCCAGCGCTGGTGCCACTCGCGGTAGGCGGGATCGGGCGAATACGTGGCGGAGGATGCGCTGCTCAGGGCTCGGAAGGTATTCGTGAAGTCGGCTTGCGAACGTTGCATCCACTCCAAAAGGGAGTCTATCAACTTGGGGTCGTCGC
The Roseimicrobium gellanilyticum DNA segment above includes these coding regions:
- a CDS encoding alpha/beta hydrolase: MFSHRSFLCLGLGFVAFALPVFSQNQPKKPDRPQPPTRPFDAPGAPKFTRLDGKPGVNPPVDTGGDFVIGPDYTPAPEMKAVEGVPQGKVQQFQMDSKDCKLFNPGIARNEFGTVDPNNPKTLIVETHPIDYKRTVTVYVPAQYVAGKEAPFIVTHDGPGMGKPDMNLVRILDNLIAQKRVPAMIAIMISSGGGDAQGHERGREYDTMSGLYAEFIENEVLPLVEKNYGVKLTKDPEGRATMGNSSGGSAALAMAWYRTDLYHRVLTTSGTFVNQQWPFNPETPGGAWDFHSKLIPESPVKPIRIWMAVGDRDLLNPNVMRDDMHDWVEANHRMAKVLKEKGYHFQYVYCLNTGHSVGPAKAQFLPQALEWLWKGYPAER